One window of the Triticum dicoccoides isolate Atlit2015 ecotype Zavitan chromosome 3B, WEW_v2.0, whole genome shotgun sequence genome contains the following:
- the LOC119275566 gene encoding tRNase Z TRZ3, mitochondrial-like yields MPPQVPSSLRRLLPLSQTLAPAPLLYLSRRLFFSSVSAPRPPFTRAAGIRPLVCRGRASRHHLRPGSSTARKEPEGMASGGGGGGKDAGVAFNKMRAEGRDVRKDRSMELKNRRANPISTTSYVQILGTGMDTQDTAPSILLFFDKQRFIFNAGEGLQRFCTEHKIKLSKIDHIFFTRVCSETAGGLPGLVLTLAGMGDEGMSVNIWGPSDLDFLAGAMKSFIPNRAMLHTHSFGVEHSASSSQPTEATVIIDDEVVRISAMFVKPRYNNEARNSTDINSKPGDTAIVYSCELAEIKGKFDPHKAQALGLERGPKYRELQLGNSVKTEAGRMVHPNEVLNPPIPGPIVLLVDCPTQYHMHELFLLQSLSRFYEDSSCQTENAKKVNCIIHLGPSSVTNTVDYQNWMKSFGTTQHIMAGHENKNMEVPILKGSARISSRLNFVCPQLFPSSGFWPVEPANGIDLEKNKSTSFQACESVTAANLLKFRLRPYAQLGLDRASIPSLFSYEEIVDELISEIPEIKEVPEQISKFWQSSVDQKNALAPAGKHMLMVEEPWISKDSCLPDILDEQGNSGKFQDDSSLRESVWRKRPKGNSETPCCVENATREDMEITFLGTGSSQPSKYRNVSSIYINLFARGGMLLDCGEGTLGQLKRRFGVSGADEAVKNLRCIWISHIHADHHTGLARVLALRSKLLNGVPHKPLLVIGPKQLLRFLNAYSTLEDLDMQFLDCRQTLKPSVEELLGDNATESATTQLENTMFAPGSRMENYNKKPSSPKDTTALANLKEVLHESGLEILYSVPVVHCAQAFGVVLRAKEKVSSAGKAIPGWKVVYSGDTRPCPALVDASRDATVLIHEATFEDSMKDEAIARNHSTTKEAIAVGTSAGAYRIILTHFSQRYPKIPVFDEEDMHKTCIAFDLMSVNLADLPVLPKVLPHLKLLFKDEMVVEESDEALRLIKYAVGKSGTDFKREMQRHSAAMRQLVHYKGHPDPLKGDALNKAVRETANEAIAAIFSTEDPKAVVVTEGLGKRIQGFGNTNYEPSRDDKKSFLSELSEVVGIGGASIKQGLSNFAATHSMMPNDNGGMYKNPIRRSLTTETDRYGRYDPSEIQGESRATSGASKNVSSGSWGPSPSSSASASDTESSQPGIKTREERLLETIVTASGVRLQPTRDALQIFLTEASKLDAVALSRALESKLNSPLWQVRMKAICVLEAVVRKQDTDPYSIVASYFSENSACVVRCCELPQVSLREKASKVLNLLVGEQPTGSKHLSESRTTPTPVQMPDLIDTGDQDDLVTQSSAQESSEQIMGNSNYVSSVDDLLGGETIGNTSATSNGNGSDLFADVSFHEEEIKETNDLFSGMTVEEKSSASVHDNSLIEQDIFGSSPEPLFQERVDDKGTVSDLMAGLNLNGTAQAQPGLKAETNSNLNGSQFFDMNSQNSHVASGAALNGILGQSSFYQQVPMQYSLSPQMFGQSFAGQQLNYGAMEALLAQQQQLLQNLGNFNAGLGHPAFNSMSVGNASGMPDIFNSSNQPPHQVAVMSNSKKDETKAFDFVSDHLAAARGSKK; encoded by the exons ATGCCGCCGCAAGTGCCTTCctctctccgccgcctcctccctctctcccaaACCCTAGCTCCGGCCCCGCTCCTCTACCTCTCGCGCCGCCTCTTCTTCTCTTCCGTTTCCGCTCCCCGGCCCCCCTTCACCCGGGCCGCCGGCATCCGCCCCCTCGTGTGCCGCGGCCGGGCCAGCCGCCATCACCTCCGCCCCGGGAGCAGCACGGCCAGGAAGGAACCCGAGGGGATGgctagcggcggcggtggcggtggcaaaGACGCGGGGGTGGCGTTCAATAAGATGCGTGCGGAGGGGAGGGACGTCAGGAAGGACAGGAGCATGGAGCTCAAGAACCGTAGGGCCAACCCCATCAGCACAACCTCCTACGTGCAG ATACTCGGTACAGGAATGGACACTCAAGATACCGCTCCTTCAATTTTACTATTCTTTGACAAACAAAGATTTATATTTAATGCTGGCGAG GGTCTTCAGCGTTTCTGCACTGAACACAAGATAAAGTTGTCAAAG ATTGACCACATCTTTTTCACTCGCGTGTGCTCAGAAACTGCAGGGGGCCTTCCAG GTCTCGTGCTAACTCTTGCTGGGATGGGAGATGAGGGCATGTCG GTGAACATATGGGGCCCTTCGGACCTTGATTTTCTAGCAGGCGCGATGAAATCTTTTATCCCAAATAGGGCAATGCTTCATACACACAGCTTTGGTGTGGAACACAGTGCATCTTCTTCACAACCTACAGAAGCTACTGTTATTATTGATGATGAAGTAGTTCGTATATCAGCAATGTTTGTCAAACCGAGGTACAACAATGAAGCGAGGAATTCAACAGATATCAACTCAAAGCCTGGTGATACTGCTATAGTCTACTCATGTGAATTGGCAGAAATTAAAGGAAAATTTGACCCTCATAAAGCTCAGGCCCTTGGTCTTGAGCGTGGGCCAAAGTATCGTGAACTTCAACTTGGGAACTCTGTGAAGACTGAAGCTGGTAGAATG GTTCATCCAAATGAGGTTCTCAACCCACCAATTCCTGGACCAATCGTACTTCTAGTGGATTGCCCTACACAATATCACATGCATGAACTGTTTTTGCTGCAATCACTTAGCCGCTTTTATGAAGATTCTTCCTGCCAAACAGAGAATGCCAAGAAAGTAAATTGCATAATCCACTTAGGTCCATCTTCTGTGACAAACACTGTTGATTATCAGAACTGGATGAAATCTTTTGGCACCACACAGCATATCATGGCAGGGCATGAAAA TAAAAACATGGAAGTTCCTATCCTGAAAGGTAGTGCAAGGATATCTTCACGTCTTAATTTTGTATGCCCTCAGCTCTTCCCATCCTCTGGGTTTTGGCCTGTGGAACCTGCAAATGGTATTGATTTAGAGAAGAATAAG AGTACTTCATTCCAAGCCTGTGAAAGTGTGACAGCAGCAAACTTGCTGAAG TTTCGTCTGCGTCCATATGCTCAACTGGGGTTGGATAGAGCTTCTATTCCAAGCTTGTTTAGTTATGAAGAAATTGTAGATGAACTTATTTCTGAGATTCCTGAGATTAAAGAAGTTCCTGAGCAGATTAGCAAGTTCTGGCAAAGTAGTGTAGACCAAAAAAATGCATTGGCACCAGCAGGGAAACATATGCTGATGGTTGAAGAGCCATGGATTAGTAAAGACTCCTGTCTTCCTGATATTTTAGATGAACAGGGGAATTCAGGTAAGTTTCAAGATGACAGTAGTTTGAGAGAAAGTGTCTGGAGAAAGCGCCCAAAGGGCAATTCAGAGACCCCCTGCTGCGTGGAGAATGCTACGAGAGAAGATATGGAAATTACGTTTTTGGGTACGGGTTCTTCCCAGCCTTCAAAATATCGTAATGTTAGTTCCATATATATTAACCTGTTTGCACGAGGAGGTATGCTTCTTGATTGTGGTGAAGGAACGTTAGGACAGCTGAAAAGGAG GTTTGGTGTAAGTGGTGCTGATGAAGCTGTAAAAAACTTGAGGTGCATCTGGATTTCCCATATTCACGCTGATCACCACACGGGTCTCGCTAGAGTTCTTGCCTTGAGGTCAAAATTGCTAAACGGTGTTCCTCACAAACCCTTGCTCGTGATTGGACCAAAACAACTCCTGAGATTTCTAAATGCATATTCAACACTTGAAGATCTTGATATGCAGTTCCTAGACTGCAGACAAACTTTGAAGCCTAGTGTTGAGGAACTTCTTGGTGATAATGCCACCGAATCGGCAACAACTCAACTTGAAAATACCATGTTTGCCCCTGGAAGCAGAATGGAGAACTACAACAAGAAGCCTTCAAGTCCGAAGGATACTACAGCTCTCGCTAATTTGAAAGAAGTTCTACATGAATCAGGTTTGGAGATTCTGTACAGTGTCCCTGTCGTACATTGTGCACAGGCGTTTGGAGTTGTTTTGAGAGCCAAGGAGAAGGTGAGTAGTGCTGGGAAGGCAATTCCAGGATGGAAGGTTGTATATTCAGGCGACACGCGGCCGTGCCCAGCTCTTGTAGATGCGTCCAGAGATGCCACCGTGCTGATACACGAG GCGACGTTTGAGGACAGCATGAAGGACGAAGCGATCGCGCGGAACCACAGCACAACGAAGGAAGCCATAGCAGTAGGCACATCGGCTGGAGCGTACCGCATAATCCTGACCCACTTTAGCCAGAGATATCCTAAAATCCCAGTCTTTGACGAGGAGGACATGCACAAGACCTGCATCGCTTTCGACCTCATGAGCGTAAACCTCGCCGATTTGCCCGTGCTGCCAAAGGTCCTGCCTCACCTGAAGCTCCTCTTCAAGGATGAGATGGTCGTCGAAGAGTCCGATGAG GCTTTGCGGTTGATTAAATATGCTGTTGGAAAATCTGGCACGGATTTCAAGCGGGAAATGCAACGACACTCAGCGGCTATGCGTCAGCTTGTTCACTACAAAGGACACCCTGACCCCTTAAAAGGGGATGCCCTTAATAAGGCTGTCCGTGAAACTGCAAACGAGGCCATTGCTGCTATTTTCTCCACTGAGGATCCTAAAGCAGTTGTTGTGACAGAAGGTCTAGGCAAGCGCATACAGGGCTTTGGAAACACTAATTATGAGCCATCAAGAGATGACAAGAAGTCTTTCCTCAGCGAACTAAGTGAAGTAGTGGGCATTGGTGGTGCTTCCATTAAACAGGGTTTGAGCAACTTTGCTGCCACACATTCAATGATGCCAAATGATAATGGTGGTATGTACAAGAACCCAATTCGCAGGTCTCTGACCACAGAAACTGATAGATATGGCAGGTATGATCCAAGTGAAATCCAAGGTGAGAGCCGTGCTACATCTGGTGCTTCAAAGAATGTGAGTTCTGGTTCTTGGGGTCCAAGCCCCTCAAGTTCAGCATCAGCCAGTGATACTGAATCAAGTCAACCAGGAATTAAGACTCGTGAGGAGAGACTTTTGGAAACAATTGTTACTGCAAGCGGTGTGCGGTTGCAACCCACTCGAGATGCTCTGCAGATATTTCTAACAGAAGCCTCCAAACTGGATGCAGTTGCTTTGAGCCGTGCCCTTGAGAGCAAACTGAACTCTCCATTGTGGCAG GTTCGCATGAAGGCTATCTGTGTACTGGAAGCGGTTGTAAGGAAACAGGATACTGATCCTTATTCCATCGTTGCTTCATATTTCAGTGAGAACAGTGCTTGTGTTGTCAGATGTTGTGAACTGCCACAAGTTTCTCTCAGAGAAAAGGCTTCAAAA GTATTAAATCTGCTGGTTGGGGAACAACCTACCGGAAGCAAACATCTTTCAGAATCAAGAACTACACCCACTCCTGTTCAGATGCCTGATTTGATTGATACAGGGGATCAGGATGATCTGGTAACTCAGAGTTCAGCTCAAGAAAGCAGCGAGCAGATAATGGGGAACAGTAATTATGTTTCTTCAGTTGATGATTTGCTTGGTGGTGAAACTATTGGTAATACCAGTGCCACTAGCAATGGTAATGGAAGTGATCTGTTTGCAGATGTATCATTCCATGAGGAAGAGATTAAGGAGACTAATGACCTATTCTCAGGCATGACAGTAGAGGAAAAATCCTCAGCCTCCGTGCATGATAACTCTCTGATCGAGCAAGATATATTTGGCAGCAGCCCGGAGCCATTGTTCCAAGAAAGAGTTGATGATAAAGGAACTGTCAGTGATTTAATGGCTGGTTTGAACCTTAATGGCACTGCCCAAGCTCAGCCTGGACTAAAAGCAGAAACTAACAGTAATCTCAATGGTTCACAGTTCTTTGACATGAACAGTCAGAATAGCCATGTGGCAAGTGGTGCAGCACTAAATGGTATCCTTGGTCAAAGCTCCTTCTATCAACAGGTTCCTATGCAGTACAGCTTGTCACCACAAATGTTTGGTCAATCATTTGCTGGGCAGCAATTAAACTATGGTGCTATGGAAGCTCTTCTTGCTCAGCAGCAGCAGTTACTACAGAACTTGGGAAATTTCAATGCTGGACTTGGGCATCCTGCTTTCAATTCAATGAGTGTCGGAAATGCATCTGGGATGCCAGATATTTTCAATTCAAGTAATCAACCTCCACATCAAGTAGCTGTGATGAGCAACTCTAAGAAAGATGAAACTAAGGCTTTTGATTTTGTGTCG GATCACCTTGCAGCAGCTCGTGGTTCAAAGAAGTAG